The DNA region caaaaaatatagcaaaataaCACATAGCCTTATTATCAGCACTAGCACAAGACATTTTGACTGAAAACAGACAGTAATTAATTTGATCTAAGGGAGATGTGAGGGTGGATGGAGGTTGTAGAGgtttgtttgcattatttttacCTTGGGTGTACATTAAATACAAGTATTTGGTTGAATCACTGCTCTTATATGATCAGTCTAAGTTATTTTGATTTTATGTAACTTTCTTCTGGTTGTCTTGCcactttttaaacaggaaaaaccaAATGTATGATGAAGTCTTCAGACTGTGTCATAAAACATGCTGGTGTGTATAGTACTGGACTAGCAATGGTGGTATGTATACAGAGTTTTAGCATTTTTTGCATTAAGAGATTATTCTATTCAGATTttcctaaacaaacaaaaaaccccatccaGGCCCCACAGAATAATGACAGCATGTATCAAGCCCAGGTTTTTCTCTAATCGTGCcatcacaaactgattttttttccccttaaactgGGAACCTAAATTATGCCTTTTTGTATTTGATTCCAGCAAACTCTCACCTATGTCCTGGGTGTCAACAGATCTGGATTGGTGGCAAGCCCTGAACATGTGCATTAACAGCACTGGAGCTTATGTGCCCCATACCTAATTTCCAGTCTCCATTAAAATCTAGAATCATCCCATAGAAACCAGTGGACTTGCTTTTCTTGCTGACCTCTCAGTATTGCAGAGAGCAATCTGTTCCATGGTATTAGgtgagaattttatttaaaaacaaatcacttGGGCAGAGAAGGTTGTCACTTCTGGCCTTTGGATTTTTGGCCCTTTAGAAGGACAAGTTGGTTATTCAGTTCTGGGCAGCAAGGTATGGCATGCCATAGCCTCTGGATTAAATGCTCTATGGACTAAACATCTGTCCTATTTCTGCCTCCAGTTGGCGGTCAGCTGATCTCAGTAACACAGCTGGCCCTTCCTGTCCCAAGTTCCTGAAGTCTTTCCATGCCTTTAACTGCAACACTATTTTAATTAACAGTTAATTTGGGTGTGCCGTTGTTACGCCAGTTTCatgtgtgtacatgcatgcacatgctaGTTTGTTACATATGGGATGAGGAGGCTTCTTAAATGCTACAGTTAAGGTACAGTTGATATGTAGTTCTTgtagtttttaagaaaaaaggtgtAATTTATATTTCAGTTATTTGACCTTTGCTGTCTATGGAGCTTGTTTTCTAATATAGTGTGATTTAAAATCTAAATAGATGATGTCAGCTGTAAGAATCTAGAGgtattttggtttttgttttttaaatttcatttttgccAGATCATTGCTATCATTTATGAATCTCACAGGTTTCAGCTAGAGGACACTATTTTCATGCATAAGATTTTAGATATGAaatgtaaaaaagcaaaaacaggaaaaggagaaaaataagttaCTTTTGATTACATTTCATCCTGCAGAAGTGAATACCAAACAGAAGAGCTGAACACTGAAGCAGCTTGGTTAGAATACAGATGTATTTCATATTCTCTTGCTCACCTGGATTGAACCTACTGAGAGAATGAATACTTGGATACATTCAGGCTTATGGAAGAAAAGCGTCTCTAGGTGTTGCAGAAGTGctaaaatcatatctttctgtaATTGCAGGGTGCAATTTGTGATTTCTGTGAAGCTTGGGTGTGTCATGGGAGGAAATGTCTCAGCACACATGCGTGTATCTGCCCTCTTACAGATGCAGAATGTATTGAGTGTGAAAGAAGTGTCTGGGATCATGGTAAATTGCTCATATTTGACAAATAAGATCTCAACTATACTTGCCACCCACCACCCCCACATTGTTTAAGTTATTGTATTCATGTCCTTAACATAACATCTTTCCTTTTCACTAATACATTGTGTCTAGTTAAAGCTAGACATTTTCCCCATCTTAAAAACAGACCATATACAAGGGGGAATGTGAATGATGTGCCCAACTCATGCTCAGCAATGCTCCACTCAGGGGTGTTTATATACTCTAGAGTATTAACTGTCCTGTCATCCAAGTGCTTCACATAATTAAGCACCACATCAAAGAGTCAACATAATTTTCTGCCATTCTCACTCCTTTCATCTGCACTGGTATGGGTACTTGGATTTCCATTTGCTTGGCAAATGATACTGATCTCCATTTGTGGAATTTcttcaaaatatgtatttcagtGTACATCAGAGGTTAGAgtttgggagggagggaaaaatggTGGATGAGAGAGGATCTGATCCAATTAAAAAATGCTCAGTGCCGTAGTTGAATTAAAACGAAGATGACTGCTAGAAGTGATACTTGCTTTATATTTGTGCTGTCTTGGATTGCTAGGATATGCAGTATTTTTCAGTGTAATAATGGATAGCAGTGTCTAACTTAGGACTTTTTGTTGAAGCATTTCGTGGCAGAAGGGCGAAATGATCTTTAGTTAAAGCTACATAGAACTGCCTAAATTGTTTGTGGAGCAGAATTTGATGCCTATGCCTCTTGCTGATTATTTTGCCTTGATAAATCTTGTAGGAGGCAGAATATTCGCCTGTTCTTTTTGCCACAATTTCCTCTGTGAAGATGATCAGTTTGAACATCAAGCCAGCTGCCAGGTTTTGGAAGCAGAGACATTTAAATGTAAGTTAGCCATTCATAGTCCCTTTTACCAGAGCTAAGCAGACTCAAATTTCTTCCTCTGTGCCCCAGGATACTCTGGCAGTGCCTTTTCCAAGTGCCTTTTCCAAATAGCCTGCTTTTACCATCACTGGAGGAAAGGGCCTCTGTTTCCTACGTGCTTGCCCTTGATCCGCTACTAGCTAAACTAGACCTTCTGTCTCCAACTTTCCTTGGTGCTGGGTTGTACATGGCAGTCGTTTTCCTGCCTGGCTCATACAGACCTCCCATGGGAAGCTGCCTCTGCTGGAGCCAgcactctccaaagcagcactgtCAGCAGTGGCCAGGACTACTGCTGAGCTGCTGTTGCTGTCTTTTAGATTCCTCAAAGGCTCTGCAGGCAGGAAGCAGCTTCTTTCCACTCTTCTCACCTCTGATAAGCTACTTTTGAATGCTTGTTCCTCTTGGAAAGCAGTTGCCTTAAATGTTACTGGCTGTGCCTAGTCCGGCTAAGCTTTCCCAGATTGCTCTGGATGTACAGATGATGACCTGTATGTTGACAAAGGGTTAACACCTGCTGATTTTGCAGAAGCAGCCAGTCCTGAGGAAGGCCATGACTCATGAGGCAGTAACCACCTGGTATACTGAGACAGGAAGGGTGAGCTTGGAAGGAAGTGTCAGAAATAGTGTTCATCCAAAGCATGAACTCAGTGTGAgttttttccactgatttcaatgaacCATGGGCCCATATCAACTCAGTACATGTATCAAGTGGCAATACAGCCCACTGTTACTGAGCAAAGAACAGGTAGCTGAATTTTCTTATGTCCTGTTCCACTTAAATTTATGTGtggacaaaaaaaccctgaaactgaTATTTTTAAGATGACAGGATTACCATATCTGACTTGACTAGTCCACTACCCATCTCTGGATGAAAGAGGTGTTAGAGACGTTTAAAAACAACCCCCAAGAATAAGCATGTTTGAAATAATTAGTCTATTGCAGAAGCATTTCCTTCCTATCCCCTGTTAATATTTGATTTATTCTAGGAGACAAGAGTTTGTCCCTTCCAAAACTTGTATGTATGTATTCTATTACATTTTCAATCCTTACAGAAATTCAAGGCACTATCATGTATAAGACTTCTACAGAACTGACTAATCTCTTGGCTTAATTGATTTCTCCCAATTCAGAATACTTgtgattttaattttataatcTGTATCTTTAGAAATCTCTCATCTCCTTTTTATCTCCCATCCTTTTTTCCCAGCCAACTGTTTTCTAAGCCTTGATTAGCTTCCCTTGATGTATTCTGCCAGAATGTCTTTCTGTATAGCAATATTGAAGCAGCAACAGCTGTTCTACAGGAATGTTTTCATCCACTGATTGTTGGAAGCTTTTAATTCATAGATGTGATGTCATACTCTGAATGAAGAACTTGCTTTCTGAGGGTTTTCACTATGTTCAGTGTTTTTTGGCACAGTGCAATCCTGGTAGAGGGGCAGGAGTTCTGTCAGCATGTGATAATGGGATTATAAAACCTGCACCTTTATATAACACCTTAAGTTTAAATATGGTCAAAAGTTGTAGCCTACGTCCCATTCTAGCTGTGAAAAAAGTTCTGTTACATTCCAGCACAGAGAGAAGTTTTTTAAAGTGCAGATTACTCCAGAAATGTCTGAATATATGATTAGCATTTCCAGTTCTATCTTTAAACATATGAGAAATCTCTAACTCCCATGGATGTCCTGCTTATGTGGAGAACTCATGATATTTATTACTGCAGATTGAAAAGCTTTGTTACCATAGGGTAAAACAAAGTGGAGAGAGTGAGTACTTTTCAAAAGACTCATGACAGAATATATATTATTGCCTCTCAAGGAGTAACTATCCACCCAGCTTCATACAGCTATAAATTCCTGTGTGGTTGCTTTTACTGTACTCCCTCTAGTGGAGTAAAGAAATCAATTTGAAGCTAGATTTTAGGAGAGCACTGATTCTACTCTTTACAACTTATGTGCCAGCTGTAATTCTTTAACAGAGTTGGACAGGTTTTCATATAATGTTGTGTGCCATAAAGTACATTTTCTGAGGATGTGGCAGAATATACAGAACAAAACTTCTCCAGATTTGGCATTTGAAAGTTTTAAGTGTTCTTAGATTCTCTTTAAATGGGATGATAAAGGTATTGAAGACTGCCATGACATTGTTTAAAATGACTGCAAAATGCTCCTTCCTTTGGCATtacaagggaaggaaggaaaaaaaaaaaagatgaagtcaCTTAATACCAAACGCTCTGAATCCTCTATGTTTGTAAAAATTTGGAAACAAAAAGTGATTAACTTTCTCCTCTCCAACCTACACTTTGTATAAGGTTAATTTATTGAAATGAGGCTTAGACTTGAAAATCTAGTAAAATAGAATCAAAACAAACTACtctatggagagaaaaaaaaaaacaaccaacctaaTTCATGTTTCCAAAGTACATGCCTCAGAAGTAATCCTGAAGTAAATGCCTCAAAATACTACATTATTACATACTTCTACAAGGTGTAAAAACATTACAGCTCTGCAGTTTTCAAATACTGAATTTTATATATGGATTTTCTCCAACAGGTGTTTCCTGTAACAGGCTTGGGCAGCATTCATGCCTGCGTTGTAAGGTAAAGAGCAAAGACAGTTGCAAGTAGTTGTAATTTTGGACTTGTTCTCCTTAGCCTCCCAGGCTGCTACCAAGCCTTGTCATGTCTTCCTCCACGTTACTCAGAAAATTCAtactttttgtatttgtttctgaAACTTGGGAACAGACTTTTGGGGGACAAAAGGGCTTCTGACTGTTTGCCTGCTACCAAAAGCCGGTATTATGCATCCTCATGCAAGGTGTGGTGATCCTGACTTTTTTCAGCCCTCACATTTAAATTGGGACTGCACCATGTTTTGACCTTTCCAAAAAAACCAAATCCTTGCTTTTGGACAGAATCCAAGGCTTTGGAATGTTTTCTGATCCAACACAGAactaagacattttaaaaagtttttttaaaaaaataaaaaaaaacaacaaaaaaaccccaatcaaGTGATGATCTGACTAGAAAACACTGCAGTCTGAATCCAAGAAGTCTTCTCCACAACTGATCCATTTTCACACATGCACAGGCTCATTTgttttaatcagattttttttttttttaaacacattcaagaagttttgtataaaaaaaattctacctGCTTCACCATCAGCATCCCCCAGGTTACTTCAGACACTGATTCACTGCCTGCTGTTATTCCTCTTGCCATGTTTCCTGCTTTTTAAATCCTCAATTTCTTCAGCAGTCTCCATGACATCAATTTCATACTCCAAATTGCTCCTTTCTCCAGATCTCCTTGCTGGTACTTTGGTACTCAGCACATGAAATTTCAATCTCTAATTCTTGCCTTCAGGTCACTGCATAATTATACACTGGCCTACATCTCTGACTGTACTTTAAGCAAGCTTACACTTCTCTGTGTAAGCCAAAATTTCCCAGGCCCCTTGTGGCCAGCAGTATAACCCTGTCCTTGAATACATTACTCCCTCTACCTATCAGCACCATTATGCAGCCTCTTCCCCAGGTAATCATGAAACTATAGTCAACACAGAAGTAGTTGCTCTGCACATAATATACAGACTCCAGTTCCACTGCAGATAGAGCTCATTAATTTTAATCTCAACCAGAAAATCCTATtgctgttagattttttttttttgtatgcttcTTGCTGAAGAGTATTCTGCTATGGTTAAAATGTTTAGCCTTTTCATTCTCCTTTCACCCCACAGGCTTGCTTTTGTGATGACCATGTGCGAAGTAAGGTTTTTaagcaggaaaagggaaaagagccTCCCTGCCCTAAATGTGGACATGAAACTCAGCAAACAAAGGATCTGAGCATGTCAAGTAAGGCTGCTTCTCCAGCTAAAAAGTGAATTTTGTAGGAGTCTGGGTTTTAAATGGCATCATGCCAGCACCACTGATGGCTGCTTTTCTGCATGGGAACATTGAGTAAATTACTGATTTGTTACTAATTACTTACTATTACTAATTACTTTCAGTTGTTTTGCAAAGCTTTGTTGCATTTATTTTGGGAGAATTTTTGTCCTATTTAGTTCTAGAATTGAGCAGAATCTCTTGTAATCGTTAGCTGATGCTGACAATGAAAGTTTTGTTTAGTTTCAGATTTTAGTTATTGAAACTGCATGCAGTCACCATTTAAGCCTTTATGTCATCTACAAGAAGCAGACTAATGAATCTAAAAGTGTCATTTGATGACATCCATACAATCTACCTATTAATCACTCTAATAAATCTGAATATGTATTATATATCTACACAGCATGTCCAGTTATACATTTTCTTGAATAGAATAACAAAGGTATATTCTAAAGCCAAAAATCATACTCAGGCAGCAGTTATTGTTTATACAAACATGACTGCATTGGGAGGGAGAGTGTAGTGGAAAGGTTCTGCTATAGTAAGGATTAAATCTGAAAATGTTGGGTTCAGAAGAAGTCCAGCATTATATGCTCTTTGATCAGTGAAAGAGGATGGAAATGTCAGATGCTCTGTTCAGATTGTTGTTGATGGGTGAGAACACAATGGTTTTCCTCTGCCTGCAGCGCGCTCTTTGAAGTTTGGCCGCCAGACTGGAAGTGAAGATGCAGATGGAgcttctggttatgatgtctacTGGAAGAGCCTCTCCACCAGCAAGGCTGGAGATGCAGGTGACCGTGAGGATGAATATGATGAGTATGAAGCAGAGGATGATGATGAAGATGACAACGATGAGGGAGGGAAAGATTCTGATACAGAGACAACAGATGTATTCAGCAGTTTGAATTTAGGAAGGACCTATGCTAGTGGGTATGCACATTATGAGGAACCTGAAGATTAAGCTTAATCTGCTGGGGAGCTAAAAACATTTGAAAGGAGTTGAGTATATGCTTCATTTATGACTTGTGTACGTGCCGTTAGAATAGCTCTATTGGGTACTTACATATCAGGTTTGAGAATAAAGAGTGTGGGACTTGTACAGTAACTCCAAATGAGACTTATTGGTACAAActgaggagctggggaagaagACAGGGGAATGGATTTATTCCCCTAAGCAACTGAAGCTTTGTTGTCCCTGAGTTACTGAGTGTAACAGTTCAAAGCTTTTTGCTCCCCACCCCATCAGTTCCTTCCCACAGGAATGTGGGAGGGCAGGACAATTTGTTTCCATTTGCTCATCAGAAATTAAGTTATTTTTACAGTAATTTTGTTAACTGTTTTCATAAACCTAATGTAGTGGTGGGTTGGTGACTTCATTTTTTGGTCTGCACAATAAAAGTCAACTGCATTATCTCTTGAATTTTCATTAATATTGATTGCTCCTGAATAGTTGGAAAGCACATTATCATACACACTGTGTAAATTAACATTAAAGTAACTTCTTTGTTTATGTAGGCAAAGCAGATCAATATAGTTCTCCATCTACTTCAACATTACCTTTCCAGCATTTTTTAGTATTACATATTAATCACTGGGACTAAATGCAGTCATACAAGCGCGCCCTCAGTACATCAACATTTTTGTTGCAATAAAACTTGATTATCCTTTCTGCCACTAAAATCTATCAGATAGTTTCTCTTTGGATCAAAAGGAGACCAATGTCTTCTGTGCCTTGCCTTCAGTTCTCTTCCTTGTACACAGTACCAAAACCCCCAAAATTCTGTAAGAAACAAGCCCTGTGTGTGAATAGGTAAGATGAGAAAGCACAAAGGTATGCTGGGTTCAAATACCATCCTGCACAAATGCACTGGTACAAGACAAGTCATTGGCAGACCTAAGCTGAGGGAATGGCATTTGCAGAAGTATCTGATACTGATTTGAAAAATCAACATATATTAATTACGAATCCACAAATATAGTTGATAGCATTTAGCTGTCCCCTGTAGGGAAATATTGAGAGGATTGTGACATTAGCAGCTGACAGAGCTGGATACTATGACAGCCACCTCGAGTATTACTCAAGCTTAGCGGCTAGTAGAACACAGACTTTCTAAATGCCATGCTTAAGTTCAAGAATGTTATTTCTTATTATCTGCCAGAAATATCTGAAGTGGTTATAGAATGGTCTGCTTTTGTGGTGCTCTGTTGTTTCTTATCAGCTAAAGGTTATATGCTGGCAGAGCATATCCTATTGAGAATAACTTTTAATGATGCTAGGATTGCCAAATGCATATTTCCTAACAAAACAGGACTGAGGAGCCTGGCTTTGATACTTCCCTCCTAAATGCCTCTCATACCAAATGAGTAAGAGACATATGAGCTGGAATGCATCCAAGATAAAAGCAAATTGACACACAGTGCAACTTGGTTATGACAGCTACAGGCAAGAAGACATACTGGAGAGGGAGACAACCTGAACTGTGCATTTCAAGTGCTCATCTTCAGAGCCGGAGAGGAAGCCAGTTAATGCTACATCTGAAAGCCACATCCCCCTTGAAAAATGAAATGCTAGGGCCACCCAGTTTCACATGCTAGTGAAGACCTACCCCCCCTTAAATTATGTACCTGCTAGGTGCCTTGATTAGCCTTCTGCATAACCATACTTGAAGTGAGGGAAGTAGGATGCCAGCCACTGTGACAGTTATTACTTATTTGTGAAACTGGCACCTGTGATTGAATTTGTGCTCAACTTCATGCAGTCCAGAAGCTTCTATAGTTGAGTCCATCTGTCAGTGGTCAATTCCAGAAAGAAT from Apteryx mantelli isolate bAptMan1 chromosome 5, bAptMan1.hap1, whole genome shotgun sequence includes:
- the ZNF330 gene encoding zinc finger protein 330, which encodes MPKKKTGARKKAENRREREKQIRASRANIDLAKHPCNASMECDKCQRRQKNRAFCYFCNSVQKLPICAQCGKTKCMMKSSDCVIKHAGVYSTGLAMVGAICDFCEAWVCHGRKCLSTHACICPLTDAECIECERSVWDHGGRIFACSFCHNFLCEDDQFEHQASCQVLEAETFKCVSCNRLGQHSCLRCKACFCDDHVRSKVFKQEKGKEPPCPKCGHETQQTKDLSMSTRSLKFGRQTGSEDADGASGYDVYWKSLSTSKAGDAGDREDEYDEYEAEDDDEDDNDEGGKDSDTETTDVFSSLNLGRTYASGYAHYEEPED